The following coding sequences are from one Paenibacillus sp. JDR-2 window:
- a CDS encoding copper resistance CopC/CopD family protein: MTLHTLPKLPKRMLAAVMLLVVLALTLAPQAFAHATLEKTVPAANVKLAESPPFVELTFNEAVEPGAGSLEVVDSKSNKIKTEDPVLENGGTTLKAGLPTLGDGVYSVSYHIISEDGHPISGSYAFVVGNPPDWKDGETFAAQVNSSKGMQQNMLYVVRVLYYAALLLATGIALWSVFIRKPSDSLQSAFKRLSVIGLRALLLTVLVHIFLQVNELMKGQPISSWGSLFTNTTTGRAWLELIILVLLGFVAQRFKEKFVSLLWVVLLLGVESLIGHPAANDQKVLTIAFDFIHLIASAVWAGGLAALLYVWYADRKEAGRFGASFSQGALISLVVLVISGVTMTLLFLPKLSYLWLTTWGGLLTVKVVLVVAVLVTGTLLRLRMKKNGFPAGSLLKADAIMMACIVAIAAVFTYMSPLPPNEPYNFHQMGEDMHVTFNVSPNVPGGDNTISLHVWLPEASGAPKSVILRLHSGIKKDAPIDIPLVKDDSEPNDAFPGYISASYEATGPFLPYASKWTAEIRVMDQDDNELVREAAFRNY; the protein is encoded by the coding sequence ATGACCTTACATACGTTACCAAAGTTACCGAAACGAATGCTGGCAGCGGTTATGCTGCTTGTTGTATTGGCATTAACGCTTGCGCCGCAGGCTTTTGCGCATGCGACTCTGGAGAAGACCGTTCCTGCCGCGAATGTGAAGCTTGCAGAGTCGCCGCCTTTCGTGGAGCTTACGTTTAACGAGGCGGTCGAGCCCGGGGCTGGATCCTTGGAAGTCGTCGATTCGAAGTCGAACAAAATAAAGACGGAAGACCCTGTTCTGGAGAACGGCGGAACCACTCTTAAAGCAGGTCTTCCTACGCTTGGAGACGGCGTTTATTCAGTCTCTTATCATATTATTTCGGAGGATGGCCATCCGATCAGCGGCTCTTATGCGTTTGTTGTCGGCAATCCGCCCGACTGGAAGGACGGAGAGACTTTTGCCGCTCAGGTAAACAGCTCAAAAGGGATGCAGCAAAACATGCTGTATGTCGTGCGGGTGCTTTACTATGCTGCACTGCTGCTGGCGACGGGTATCGCTTTATGGTCGGTCTTTATCCGGAAACCAAGCGATTCGCTGCAGTCAGCCTTCAAACGTTTGTCCGTGATTGGCCTGCGGGCGCTTTTGCTTACGGTACTGGTTCATATTTTCCTGCAGGTCAATGAATTGATGAAAGGCCAGCCGATCTCCTCCTGGGGGTCGCTGTTTACGAATACAACTACCGGACGGGCATGGCTCGAGCTCATTATTCTAGTTCTGCTTGGTTTTGTGGCCCAGCGGTTCAAAGAGAAGTTTGTCAGTCTGCTGTGGGTGGTTCTGCTGCTTGGCGTGGAAAGCCTGATCGGCCATCCGGCGGCAAATGACCAGAAGGTGCTGACGATTGCTTTTGACTTTATCCACTTGATTGCTTCCGCGGTATGGGCTGGCGGTTTGGCCGCGCTCCTGTATGTCTGGTACGCGGACCGGAAGGAAGCGGGGCGCTTTGGCGCAAGCTTCTCGCAGGGCGCTTTAATTTCCCTTGTTGTACTGGTCATCAGCGGGGTTACGATGACGCTGTTGTTCCTGCCGAAGCTGTCGTATTTGTGGCTGACCACATGGGGCGGACTGCTTACCGTAAAAGTCGTTCTTGTCGTTGCGGTGCTTGTAACGGGTACTCTGCTGCGTCTCCGGATGAAAAAGAACGGTTTCCCGGCCGGAAGTCTGCTGAAGGCGGATGCCATTATGATGGCCTGTATCGTGGCGATTGCAGCCGTGTTTACTTATATGAGCCCGCTGCCTCCAAACGAGCCGTATAACTTCCACCAGATGGGTGAGGATATGCACGTAACGTTTAACGTATCGCCTAACGTACCGGGCGGGGACAATACGATTTCTCTCCACGTCTGGCTGCCGGAAGCGTCGGGGGCGCCTAAGTCGGTTATTCTGCGCCTGCATTCGGGCATTAAGAAGGATGCTCCGATCGATATTCCGCTGGTGAAGGACGACAGCGAGCCTAACGATGCTTTCCCGGGCTACATCAGCGCGTCCTATGAAGCGACTGGTCCATTCCTGCCTTACGCCTCCAAGTGGACGGCCGAGATCCGCGTCATGGATCAGGACGATAATGAGCTTGTGCGGGAAGCCGCGTTCCGCAATTATTAG
- the ychF gene encoding redox-regulated ATPase YchF, with protein sequence MALKAGVVGLPNVGKSTLFNAITQAGAESANYPFCTIDPNVGVVEVPDYRLDKLTELVQPNKTVPTAFEFVDIAGLVAGASKGEGLGNKFLAHIREVDAIVHVVRCFEDENITHVNGKVDPLGDIQTINLELILADIESVEKKIERSRKNLKGGDKKIALEVEVLERVKEALYNDQPARSVELSDDEKLVIRDLHLLTMKPVLYAANVAESEVADTDNNKFVQVVREFAAAEGAQVVPISAKVEEEIAELEGEDKAMFLEELGLQESGLNRLINAAYKLLGLYTYFTAGVQEVRAWTIRKGMKAPQAAGVIHTDFERGFIRAEVVSFEDLAAAGTMNVAKERGQLRLEGKEYVVQDGDVMHFRFNV encoded by the coding sequence ATGGCTTTGAAAGCAGGTGTCGTGGGTCTGCCGAATGTCGGCAAGTCCACTTTATTTAATGCAATTACGCAAGCAGGGGCGGAATCCGCGAACTATCCGTTCTGTACGATTGACCCGAACGTTGGCGTGGTAGAGGTGCCGGACTACCGTCTGGACAAACTGACAGAGCTCGTGCAGCCGAACAAAACGGTTCCGACTGCATTCGAATTCGTTGATATTGCCGGCCTTGTGGCAGGCGCAAGCAAAGGCGAAGGCCTTGGCAACAAGTTCCTCGCGCATATCCGCGAAGTAGACGCGATTGTTCACGTTGTTCGCTGCTTCGAAGACGAGAACATCACGCACGTGAACGGCAAAGTGGATCCGCTTGGCGATATCCAAACCATCAATCTTGAGCTGATTCTGGCGGACATCGAGTCCGTTGAGAAAAAAATCGAGCGTTCCCGCAAAAACCTGAAAGGCGGCGACAAAAAAATCGCCCTGGAAGTGGAAGTGCTGGAACGCGTCAAAGAAGCTCTGTACAACGACCAGCCTGCGCGCAGCGTAGAGCTGTCCGATGACGAGAAGCTGGTTATCCGCGATCTTCACCTGCTTACTATGAAGCCGGTGCTGTATGCGGCAAACGTAGCCGAGTCGGAAGTTGCGGACACGGATAATAACAAGTTCGTGCAAGTCGTTCGTGAATTCGCAGCTGCCGAAGGCGCGCAAGTGGTGCCAATCAGCGCGAAGGTGGAAGAAGAAATCGCTGAGCTTGAAGGCGAAGACAAAGCGATGTTCCTCGAAGAGCTAGGCCTGCAGGAATCCGGTCTTAACCGTCTGATCAACGCGGCGTACAAGCTTCTTGGCTTGTATACGTACTTCACGGCCGGCGTGCAGGAGGTTCGTGCCTGGACGATTCGTAAAGGCATGAAGGCGCCGCAAGCGGCCGGCGTTATCCATACCGACTTCGAGCGCGGCTTCATTCGCGCCGAGGTTGTATCGTTCGAGGACCTGGCTGCTGCCGGTACGATGAACGTGGCAAAAGAAAGAGGCCAGCTGCGCCTCGAAGGCAAAGAATACGTAGTGCAGGACGGCGACGTTATGCACTTCCGTTTCAACGTTTAA
- a CDS encoding methyltransferase domain-containing protein, which translates to MLTSMILVTRNGLDYTKSCVESIRRHTAAGSYELILVDNGSEDGTADWARAEPDILLIANHDNAGFPKGCNQGASAASGGLLLLLNNDTLVTPGWLDGLKRSLLSDPSIGAAGPVTNSAHYWTQIPSHYSTVEELDRFSESVRLSAGSQSMEERLKLIGFCMLLRREAYEKAGGMDERFGIGNYEDDDLSLRLRLLGYKLMLCRDTFIHHYGSVSFRADSAMYLQLFARNNQLFREKWGFASSEALIIHSDMLGLLDREVSAAGGGTESPRFLNIGCGCGATLLSLRHRFPGALLYGVEKNGQAAKVAEAAGIRVFASEEPEQWGLESGSLDGILIGDAHICGTPEAMRKLKGLLKPAGWLIGTFLNRHYYPFMLRYLQPDNDDAQHQSAYLYSIEQVRKLYADAGFAAVSTLLIDDGKDGRPGSDISAEDFSLLERMANGRHPVKGRLTSGSIITLGLSDRLELPAAAVTEAEPEGRTAVAAVAEELPLQLPSVEGPVQVVPDQLLKEQNDVVFSGERLVVNRQVKEQYADVYEEHLYRYELASRYVKGLKVLDAACGAGYGSALLKRAGASEVTGIDIDAASARLAERDYGGEGIRFEKGDVLKLPFEGESFDAVVSFETIEHVSEGAAWIRESARVLKPGGLFIVSTPNRSVTNPPLYYEEQPFNEYHRFEYRTSELVGELLACYDIEAMFGQNPVDDSRLLSMNWMREKVGLPLGRAEQHLLRAEGHEPLPLASFKSCDPMYVIAVCRKKRTLQS; encoded by the coding sequence ATGCTGACGAGCATGATCCTGGTGACCAGGAATGGGCTTGATTATACAAAATCCTGCGTGGAAAGCATCAGGCGGCATACAGCGGCGGGCAGCTATGAGCTGATCCTTGTCGATAACGGATCGGAAGATGGGACGGCCGATTGGGCGAGAGCCGAACCGGATATCCTTCTGATCGCAAATCACGATAACGCCGGATTCCCGAAAGGCTGCAATCAAGGGGCATCGGCCGCATCCGGCGGGCTGCTGCTCTTGCTTAATAATGATACGCTTGTGACGCCGGGCTGGCTGGACGGTCTGAAGCGCAGCTTGCTGAGCGATCCTTCGATCGGTGCGGCGGGGCCGGTCACGAATTCGGCCCATTACTGGACGCAGATCCCAAGTCATTATTCGACCGTCGAGGAGCTCGACCGTTTCTCTGAATCGGTGAGACTGTCGGCGGGAAGCCAATCCATGGAGGAGCGGCTGAAGCTGATCGGCTTCTGCATGCTGCTGCGGCGGGAAGCCTACGAGAAGGCCGGCGGGATGGATGAACGGTTTGGCATCGGCAATTACGAAGACGACGATTTGTCGCTGCGGTTAAGGCTTCTCGGGTATAAGCTGATGCTTTGCCGGGATACCTTTATCCATCATTACGGCAGCGTCAGCTTCCGGGCGGATTCGGCCATGTATCTGCAGCTGTTCGCCCGCAATAATCAGCTTTTCCGCGAAAAGTGGGGATTCGCTTCCTCGGAGGCGCTGATTATCCATTCCGACATGCTTGGGCTGCTGGATCGGGAAGTATCCGCGGCAGGCGGCGGAACGGAAAGTCCAAGGTTTCTGAATATCGGCTGCGGCTGCGGAGCGACGCTGCTCAGCTTGCGGCACCGGTTTCCCGGTGCTTTGCTGTACGGAGTTGAAAAAAACGGTCAAGCGGCTAAGGTGGCGGAAGCGGCCGGCATTCGGGTGTTTGCCTCGGAGGAGCCAGAGCAATGGGGCCTGGAGTCTGGCTCGTTAGACGGCATCCTTATAGGGGACGCCCACATATGCGGGACGCCCGAGGCGATGAGGAAGCTGAAGGGGCTGCTGAAGCCTGCCGGCTGGCTGATCGGAACGTTCCTGAACCGTCATTACTATCCCTTTATGCTGCGTTATTTGCAGCCGGATAATGACGATGCCCAACATCAGTCTGCTTATCTGTATTCCATTGAGCAGGTAAGGAAGCTATATGCGGATGCCGGGTTTGCTGCCGTATCGACTCTGCTTATAGATGACGGGAAGGATGGGCGTCCCGGTTCAGACATTAGTGCCGAAGATTTCAGCCTGCTGGAGCGGATGGCAAACGGCCGGCATCCGGTGAAGGGGAGGCTGACCTCGGGCAGCATTATTACGCTTGGCCTAAGCGACAGGCTCGAGCTGCCGGCTGCTGCGGTAACAGAGGCTGAGCCGGAGGGACGCACGGCTGTAGCGGCGGTTGCGGAGGAGCTGCCGTTACAATTGCCTTCGGTTGAGGGGCCTGTGCAGGTTGTGCCGGATCAGCTTCTCAAAGAACAAAACGATGTGGTGTTTAGCGGCGAACGGCTTGTGGTGAACCGGCAGGTGAAGGAGCAGTATGCCGATGTATACGAAGAGCATCTGTACCGTTACGAATTGGCCAGCCGTTACGTCAAGGGGCTGAAAGTGCTGGATGCCGCCTGCGGAGCGGGATACGGTTCGGCGCTATTGAAGCGTGCCGGGGCTTCGGAGGTTACAGGCATCGATATCGACGCCGCTTCCGCCCGGCTTGCGGAACGGGATTACGGCGGAGAAGGGATACGCTTTGAGAAGGGAGATGTGCTGAAGCTTCCTTTTGAGGGCGAGTCCTTTGACGCGGTTGTGTCCTTTGAGACGATTGAGCACGTAAGCGAAGGGGCGGCGTGGATCAGGGAATCGGCCCGCGTGCTGAAGCCGGGCGGATTGTTTATCGTGTCCACCCCGAACCGCTCGGTAACGAATCCTCCGCTTTATTACGAAGAGCAGCCATTTAACGAATATCACCGCTTCGAGTACCGGACTTCGGAGCTGGTTGGCGAACTGCTTGCCTGCTATGACATTGAAGCGATGTTCGGGCAAAACCCGGTTGACGATTCAAGACTGCTCTCGATGAATTGGATGCGGGAGAAGGTTGGTCTGCCGCTGGGAAGAGCCGAGCAGCACCTGCTGAGGGCGGAAGGGCATGAACCGCTGCCGCTTGCGAGCTTCAAGAGCTGCGATCCGATGTACGTGATTGCGGTATGCAGGAAAAAGCGGACCTTGCAAAGCTGA
- a CDS encoding S-layer homology domain-containing protein, producing MVMNHRKKLAVLVTAVMLTSSLPAAAFAESADKPAASAVSVSGDAAGSDGSAVAPVNVKVTKEKAESLARQMVSVPKEYALQGASLSSDTLAGGKRSVWGLDFVYKVNGKNKGSIYVRLNADTGQLLDYSTYLDNPSAKPTYPLKVEREAAQKIAYSFLSEVAPTYKDQVKFNPEYGAQQLPPLTGEVRHTLRFDRVVNDIPYADNYIELDVDSEGHVLRYTLQWDDTIQFPKVDAKLTADEAKKNLIEQAKPELRYIIPYNPEGPSKPVLSYDMGAFAIDAVTGKEVQSGYIDPGQVSGTPIADKPLGEAPGAVNLTEEQAKQAVLSAFPIPSNAAYTGASYYENADDGAGATVASWRLEWELKNGKDTIGSASALVNSRTGFISSFYSYQNNQNVGAKPALSYDQAEAKAIDAVKKQLPWAADELYIVKRDKSQYDPDKVPNIDTYYFSFVHKINGATADYDNVNVSIDSNTGSVRSYDASINPYKYPGTAPKVITPAQAIEKWMTYYRTELTYYLTQNYVYQGQPIPVEKYKTLLAAGVIQPSDVESNTNAQLIYRLVPRQLDESIFLDAESGSWRNRDTGDVTQLEKPKATDIDGHWAQRQLELMVAYKALDVKDGKVRPNEIVTRGELIKMLVLAMNSGRPPVLYAGSADSTAAASFADVGTKNQYYAYVESALQQNLIDIGDGSFNPNGKVDREEMAELIVRALGYNSLANYDNLFNISFKDADKTEKKGQAAIVVGLKIMTLSNGNFQPAKQVSRADASVAFFRFLQTRAELQEAPLRN from the coding sequence ATGGTGATGAATCATCGCAAGAAGCTGGCCGTGCTGGTAACGGCGGTTATGCTGACGAGCAGTCTTCCCGCTGCAGCCTTTGCAGAAAGCGCTGACAAACCGGCAGCTTCGGCCGTATCGGTATCAGGAGATGCTGCGGGATCGGATGGAAGCGCGGTTGCTCCCGTTAATGTGAAGGTAACCAAGGAAAAGGCGGAATCTCTCGCCAGGCAGATGGTAAGCGTCCCGAAGGAATACGCGCTGCAAGGGGCTTCGCTCTCGTCCGATACGCTGGCTGGCGGCAAACGCAGCGTATGGGGTCTTGATTTCGTGTACAAGGTAAACGGTAAAAACAAGGGCAGCATCTATGTGCGGCTAAATGCGGATACCGGTCAGCTTCTTGATTACAGCACCTACCTCGATAATCCAAGCGCCAAGCCTACTTACCCGCTGAAGGTTGAGCGGGAGGCCGCGCAGAAAATTGCTTATTCCTTCTTGTCGGAGGTAGCGCCGACCTACAAGGATCAAGTGAAATTCAATCCGGAATACGGCGCGCAGCAGCTGCCTCCTTTGACGGGAGAGGTGCGCCACACGCTAAGATTTGACCGTGTTGTCAATGATATTCCTTACGCGGATAACTATATCGAGCTTGATGTCGACAGCGAAGGGCATGTCTTGCGTTACACTCTGCAGTGGGACGATACGATTCAATTTCCGAAGGTGGATGCCAAGCTGACAGCCGATGAAGCGAAGAAAAATCTGATTGAGCAGGCAAAGCCGGAGCTGCGTTACATTATCCCGTATAATCCTGAAGGGCCAAGCAAGCCGGTGCTGAGCTACGATATGGGAGCATTCGCGATTGATGCGGTTACCGGCAAAGAGGTGCAAAGCGGATACATCGATCCCGGCCAGGTATCGGGGACGCCGATAGCGGATAAACCGCTGGGCGAAGCTCCCGGAGCGGTGAATCTGACCGAAGAACAGGCGAAGCAAGCCGTGCTTTCAGCCTTCCCTATTCCTTCAAACGCGGCGTACACCGGCGCCAGCTATTACGAGAACGCGGATGATGGTGCCGGCGCCACGGTTGCGAGCTGGCGACTCGAATGGGAGCTGAAGAACGGAAAAGACACCATTGGCTCGGCATCGGCATTAGTCAATAGCCGGACGGGATTCATCAGCAGCTTCTATTCCTATCAAAACAACCAGAATGTCGGCGCGAAGCCTGCGTTGTCCTATGACCAAGCGGAAGCCAAGGCCATTGATGCGGTGAAGAAGCAGCTTCCTTGGGCGGCGGATGAGCTGTATATCGTGAAGCGGGATAAGTCGCAGTACGATCCGGATAAAGTGCCGAATATCGATACGTATTATTTCAGCTTCGTTCACAAGATTAACGGCGCAACGGCCGATTACGACAACGTGAACGTATCCATTGATTCGAATACGGGCTCGGTGCGCAGTTACGATGCCAGCATCAACCCGTATAAATATCCGGGGACCGCGCCTAAGGTCATTACTCCGGCGCAAGCCATTGAGAAGTGGATGACTTACTACCGGACGGAGCTGACTTATTATTTGACGCAAAATTACGTGTACCAGGGCCAGCCGATTCCGGTAGAGAAATATAAGACGCTGCTGGCTGCCGGGGTGATTCAGCCGTCGGATGTGGAATCCAACACTAACGCTCAGTTGATCTACCGGCTAGTACCGCGCCAGCTGGATGAATCCATCTTCCTGGATGCGGAATCGGGCAGCTGGAGAAACCGGGACACCGGAGACGTTACCCAGCTGGAGAAACCGAAGGCTACCGATATCGACGGCCATTGGGCACAGCGCCAGCTGGAGCTGATGGTGGCCTACAAAGCGCTTGACGTGAAGGACGGCAAGGTCCGTCCGAATGAAATCGTAACCCGCGGCGAGCTGATTAAAATGCTTGTGCTGGCTATGAACAGCGGTCGTCCGCCGGTATTGTACGCAGGGTCGGCGGATTCAACGGCAGCGGCTTCATTTGCCGATGTCGGCACGAAAAATCAGTATTATGCTTACGTCGAAAGCGCGCTGCAGCAAAATCTGATCGACATCGGCGACGGTTCGTTTAATCCAAACGGCAAGGTGGACCGCGAAGAGATGGCGGAGCTGATTGTCCGAGCGCTTGGGTACAACTCCCTCGCCAATTACGATAATTTGTTCAATATCAGCTTCAAGGATGCAGACAAGACGGAGAAGAAGGGTCAGGCGGCTATCGTTGTCGGACTCAAAATTATGACGTTGTCGAACGGCAACTTCCAGCCGGCTAAGCAGGTATCCAGAGCCGACGCTTCCGTAGCCTTCTTCCGCTTCCTGCAGACAAGGGCGGAGCTTCAAGAGGCGCCGCTGCGCAATTAA
- a CDS encoding carbohydrate ABC transporter permease has protein sequence MLILVVITLYPFLYVLFASFSNPADLIQHRGLLLAPAGFSLESYKLVFENPMISIGYLNTLIYVIGGTALNLVMTSFAAYALSRRGVKLIGPVMFGIVFTMFFSGGLIPTYLNMKNLGLLDNRWAMILPSAISTWNLLVMRTSFASIPMALEESARIDGANDFKILFRIFIPVSLPIMAVMTLFYGVGHWNSYMDALIYLRTRDLYPLQLVLQEILITNSTDSMMSTVADVDKGLITETIKYATIIVATVPILLLYPFLQRYFVKGVMLGSIKE, from the coding sequence ATGCTTATATTGGTCGTCATTACTTTATATCCGTTCCTATACGTCCTGTTTGCTTCGTTCAGCAACCCCGCCGATTTGATCCAGCATCGCGGGTTGTTGCTCGCCCCGGCGGGGTTTAGTCTGGAATCCTACAAGCTGGTATTCGAGAATCCGATGATCTCGATCGGCTACTTAAATACGCTTATCTATGTAATTGGAGGCACCGCGTTAAATCTGGTCATGACCAGCTTTGCCGCATACGCCTTGTCGCGCAGGGGGGTCAAGCTGATTGGCCCGGTTATGTTCGGGATCGTGTTTACGATGTTTTTCTCGGGCGGACTGATCCCGACCTATTTGAACATGAAAAACTTAGGGCTGTTGGACAACAGATGGGCGATGATTCTGCCCTCCGCGATCAGCACATGGAATCTGCTCGTCATGCGTACTTCGTTCGCAAGCATTCCGATGGCGCTGGAGGAGTCTGCCCGGATCGACGGGGCGAACGATTTCAAAATCCTGTTCCGGATCTTTATCCCCGTTTCCTTGCCGATCATGGCGGTTATGACCTTGTTCTATGGCGTTGGCCACTGGAACTCCTACATGGATGCCCTGATTTACTTGCGCACCCGCGATCTGTATCCGCTGCAGCTTGTGCTGCAGGAAATTCTGATTACGAACAGTACGGACTCCATGATGTCGACCGTAGCCGACGTGGATAAGGGATTAATTACGGAAACGATCAAGTACGCGACTATTATTGTTGCGACGGTGCCGATACTGCTGCTCTATCCGTTTCTGCAGCGGTATTTCGTGAAGGGCGTTATGCTCGGGTCGATTAAGGAATAG
- a CDS encoding ABC transporter permease, with amino-acid sequence MQWSRNKYIYFMLLPVVVYYVVFMYLPMYGLQIAFKDFSPAKGIWGSAWVGFDHFKSFYESYYFWRLIRNTLLISLYELVFGFPAPILLALLLNEIRSRYFKNIVQSITYLPHFISVVVVSGMMIDFLSSDGIINQLTGLLGVQPVSFLILPEWFRSIYVSSGIWQGVGWGSIIYLAAISGIDPSLYEAAKSDGAGRFRQIWHITVPGILPTIMIMLILRFGTLMAGGSMEKILLLYNSTTYETADVISTFVYRRGLLQMDYGFSAAIGLFNNVLNFILLVTANKFSRKINNTSLW; translated from the coding sequence ATGCAATGGTCCCGCAACAAATATATTTATTTCATGCTCCTGCCGGTTGTTGTGTATTACGTTGTATTTATGTATTTGCCGATGTACGGTCTTCAAATCGCCTTCAAAGATTTCTCTCCCGCAAAAGGGATTTGGGGGAGCGCTTGGGTCGGCTTCGACCATTTCAAATCGTTTTACGAGAGTTATTATTTCTGGAGATTAATCCGCAATACGCTTCTCATCAGCTTATATGAACTCGTATTCGGTTTCCCGGCTCCCATTCTGCTGGCCTTGCTGCTGAACGAGATCCGGTCCCGTTACTTTAAAAATATCGTGCAGTCCATTACGTATCTGCCCCACTTCATCTCGGTGGTTGTGGTATCGGGGATGATGATCGATTTTCTCTCGAGCGATGGCATCATTAATCAGCTGACAGGGCTGCTTGGCGTTCAGCCGGTGTCGTTCCTTATCCTGCCGGAATGGTTCCGGAGTATTTATGTCTCCTCGGGCATTTGGCAGGGTGTTGGCTGGGGCTCGATTATTTATCTGGCCGCGATCTCCGGCATCGACCCAAGCCTGTACGAAGCCGCCAAATCGGACGGGGCGGGAAGGTTTCGTCAAATCTGGCATATTACCGTCCCGGGTATCCTTCCAACGATTATGATCATGCTGATCCTCCGCTTCGGCACGCTGATGGCGGGAGGCAGCATGGAGAAAATTCTCCTTCTGTACAATTCGACAACGTATGAAACCGCCGATGTCATCTCCACCTTCGTATACCGGAGGGGGCTTCTGCAGATGGATTACGGCTTCTCTGCAGCCATCGGTTTATTTAATAATGTTTTGAATTTCATTCTGCTTGTCACAGCGAACAAATTCAGCCGGAAAATCAATAACACAAGCTTGTGGTAG
- a CDS encoding extracellular solute-binding protein codes for MKYGSNKSKAAALAAVTALTVVLSACSGSQSSNSEATVSPESTGNAGAAETPADGKIVSEPLTLTDFVQMSGNPAPGMKSFNDMAAYKETEKLTGIHIDFQHPTVGQEKNQFNLLMSSGKYPDIIEWGWGDYPGGGVGAMNAGVIIPLNDYIEKYAPNLTKLLADNPDIRKDVSTDDGRIYAFPFLRSDPYLRTYQGLAIRQDWLDTVGLQMPTTIDEWHNVLKAFKEKDPNGNGKPDEIPLLIAKDTLLNFSNVFLNAWGTTGRFNLQDGKVVFGPIQPAYKEFLQTLRSWYEEGLIDRDYAGTDGKQKDAKWTGDVLGASELAVGGGIGKYTTAMAAKNPKFNLAGAPYPTLNKGDKPVLGQREPIFNGVGAAITKDNKHVVETVKWLDFKYGEQGHMLFNFGIEGKSYELKDGYPTYTDEIMKNPDGLAFATAIGQYAVPFGGPFVQDMRYQEQNASLPQQKEALNTWMAVDNDGLLPPLTFTNEESSRLAAIMADVNTYRDEMFDKFVMGAEPLEHFDNFVKTIQGMGIQEALEIEQAAYDRYLKR; via the coding sequence ATGAAGTACGGAAGCAACAAAAGCAAGGCAGCTGCGCTCGCGGCGGTTACGGCTTTAACCGTTGTATTGTCGGCCTGTTCCGGCAGCCAGTCCAGTAACAGTGAAGCCACCGTTTCACCGGAGAGCACGGGGAACGCCGGGGCGGCCGAGACGCCGGCGGACGGAAAGATTGTATCGGAGCCGCTGACGCTGACCGATTTTGTTCAAATGTCGGGCAATCCGGCTCCGGGCATGAAATCTTTTAATGATATGGCTGCTTATAAGGAGACCGAGAAGCTGACGGGCATTCATATCGATTTCCAGCATCCGACCGTCGGTCAAGAGAAAAACCAGTTCAACCTTCTGATGAGCTCCGGCAAATACCCGGACATTATCGAGTGGGGCTGGGGCGATTATCCCGGCGGCGGCGTAGGCGCCATGAATGCCGGGGTTATTATTCCGCTTAACGATTACATCGAGAAGTACGCGCCGAATCTGACCAAGCTGCTCGCGGACAATCCGGATATACGCAAGGATGTGTCGACGGATGACGGCCGCATCTATGCGTTCCCGTTCCTGAGAAGCGATCCTTATCTTCGCACTTATCAAGGTCTTGCGATCCGCCAGGACTGGCTGGATACCGTTGGCCTGCAGATGCCGACAACCATCGACGAATGGCATAACGTGCTTAAAGCTTTCAAAGAAAAGGATCCGAACGGAAACGGCAAGCCGGACGAAATTCCGCTTCTGATCGCCAAGGATACGCTGCTTAACTTCAGCAACGTATTCCTGAACGCATGGGGGACGACGGGCCGCTTCAACCTGCAGGACGGCAAGGTTGTTTTTGGTCCGATTCAGCCGGCTTACAAGGAGTTTCTCCAGACGCTGCGCAGCTGGTATGAAGAAGGATTGATCGACCGCGATTATGCCGGAACGGACGGCAAGCAGAAGGATGCGAAATGGACGGGCGACGTGCTTGGCGCATCGGAGCTTGCCGTAGGCGGCGGAATCGGCAAATACACAACCGCAATGGCTGCGAAAAATCCGAAGTTCAACCTGGCCGGCGCGCCATATCCTACTTTAAACAAAGGCGACAAGCCGGTGCTTGGCCAGCGCGAGCCGATCTTTAACGGAGTAGGGGCTGCGATTACGAAGGATAACAAGCATGTCGTCGAGACGGTCAAATGGCTGGACTTCAAATACGGCGAGCAAGGCCATATGCTGTTCAACTTCGGCATTGAAGGCAAGAGCTACGAATTGAAGGACGGCTACCCGACCTATACGGACGAGATTATGAAAAATCCGGACGGACTGGCGTTTGCGACGGCTATAGGGCAATATGCGGTGCCGTTTGGCGGTCCGTTCGTCCAGGATATGCGTTATCAGGAGCAGAACGCTTCGCTTCCTCAACAGAAGGAGGCGCTCAACACCTGGATGGCTGTCGATAACGACGGACTGCTTCCCCCGCTTACGTTCACCAATGAGGAATCCAGCAGGCTGGCGGCTATTATGGCGGACGTCAACACGTACCGCGACGAGATGTTCGATAAGTTCGTCATGGGAGCGGAGCCGCTCGAGCATTTCGATAATTTCGTGAAAACGATTCAAGGCATGGGCATTCAGGAAGCGCTGGAAATTGAACAGGCGGCGTACGACCGCTATCTGAAACGATAG